From the genome of Bacteroides sp. MSB163, one region includes:
- the dut gene encoding dUTP diphosphatase, giving the protein MNVQIINKSKHPLPAYATELSAGMDIRANLSEPVSLAPMQRCLVPTGLYIALPPGFEAQVRPRSGLAIKKGITVLNSPGTIDADYRGEVCIILVNLSSETFVIEDGERIAQMVIARHEQATWQEVEVLDETERGAGGFGHTGKS; this is encoded by the coding sequence ATGAACGTACAAATCATTAATAAATCGAAACATCCGCTTCCGGCTTATGCCACCGAATTGTCCGCAGGAATGGATATCCGCGCAAATCTTTCAGAACCTGTTTCTTTAGCTCCGATGCAGCGTTGTCTGGTACCTACGGGACTGTATATTGCCCTGCCACCGGGATTTGAGGCACAAGTGCGCCCTCGCAGTGGTCTGGCTATTAAGAAAGGTATCACGGTACTGAACTCTCCGGGAACGATTGATGCCGATTACCGTGGGGAGGTTTGTATCATTCTTGTAAATCTTTCGTCGGAGACTTTCGTGATAGAGGATGGAGAACGCATTGCGCAGATGGTGATAGCACGCCACGAACAAGCTACATGGCAGGAAGTGGAAGTGCTGGATGAAACGGAGCGTGGTGCAGGCGGCTTCGGCCATACAGGAAAGAGTTGA
- a CDS encoding deoxyguanosinetriphosphate triphosphohydrolase, whose amino-acid sequence MNWNTLISAKRFGLEEFHQERHENRSEFQRDYDRLVFSAPFRRLQNKTQVFPLPGSIFVHNRLTHSLEVSCVGRSLGNDVAKAILTHQPKLKDSYLPEIGSIVSAACLAHDLGNPPFGHSGERAISTFFSEGKGMTLKGQLPAEQWEDLTHFEGNANAFRLLTHQFEGRRKGGFVLTYSTLASIVKYPFSSSLAGKKSKFGFFTTEEDSFRRIAEELGMKKLNDAPLKYARHPLVYLVEAADDICYQMMDIEDAHKLKILTTQETQDLLLSYFPEERKTHMLKTLKLVSDVNEQIAYLRSCVIGLLIQECTQAFLNNEEKILEGEFEGSLIKHISELPAGAYKHSADISLKKIYRSRDVLDIELAGFRIISTLLDLMIDAVCSPEKAYSQLLINRVSGQYNIKAPVLYERIQAVLDYISGMTDVYALDLYRKINGNSLPAV is encoded by the coding sequence ATGAATTGGAATACCCTCATATCTGCCAAACGTTTCGGGCTGGAAGAGTTTCACCAGGAGCGTCACGAAAACCGTTCAGAATTTCAGCGGGATTATGACCGCCTCGTCTTCTCCGCCCCTTTCCGCCGCTTGCAGAACAAAACACAAGTTTTCCCCTTACCGGGTAGTATCTTCGTACACAACCGCCTGACGCATAGCCTGGAAGTTTCCTGCGTAGGCCGTTCGTTGGGAAATGATGTAGCTAAAGCCATTCTTACCCATCAGCCGAAATTGAAAGATTCTTATTTACCCGAAATAGGTTCTATCGTATCGGCAGCCTGCCTGGCACACGATCTGGGGAATCCGCCTTTCGGGCACTCTGGAGAACGAGCCATCTCCACTTTCTTCTCTGAAGGAAAAGGTATGACTCTGAAAGGACAACTGCCCGCAGAGCAATGGGAGGATTTGACACACTTCGAAGGAAATGCCAATGCTTTCAGGTTACTTACCCATCAGTTTGAGGGAAGACGCAAAGGAGGCTTCGTATTAACCTATTCTACCCTGGCCAGCATCGTAAAATATCCCTTTTCATCGAGTTTAGCGGGTAAGAAATCGAAGTTCGGCTTCTTCACCACAGAGGAAGATAGTTTCCGCCGGATAGCCGAAGAACTGGGTATGAAAAAGCTGAATGACGCTCCGCTGAAATATGCCCGTCATCCATTGGTCTATCTGGTAGAGGCAGCGGACGACATCTGCTACCAGATGATGGATATTGAAGACGCACACAAACTCAAGATACTTACCACGCAGGAAACACAAGATTTACTTCTTTCCTATTTTCCCGAAGAGCGTAAAACGCATATGCTCAAGACACTGAAGCTTGTCAGCGACGTCAACGAACAGATTGCCTATTTGCGTTCCTGCGTCATCGGCCTGCTGATTCAGGAATGCACCCAGGCCTTTCTGAATAATGAGGAGAAGATATTGGAAGGGGAATTTGAAGGAAGCCTCATCAAGCATATTTCTGAATTGCCAGCTGGTGCTTATAAGCACAGTGCAGATATTTCGTTAAAGAAAATCTATCGCTCGCGTGATGTACTGGACATCGAACTTGCCGGTTTCCGTATCATCAGTACTTTGCTCGATCTGATGATCGATGCCGTCTGCTCACCGGAAAAAGCTTATTCACAGTTGCTCATCAACCGGGTATCCGGCCAATACAATATAAAAGCGCCCGTACTCTACGAAAGAATACAGGCAGTATTGGATTATATCTCCGGCATGACAGATGTCTATGCACTCGATCTCTATAGAAAGATCAACGGAAACAGTTTGCCGGCAGTATAA
- a CDS encoding GNAT family N-acetyltransferase produces the protein MEEIIEPISKELLKAELTEEKRLRMTNKSHNQIYIITAQDSPNIMKEIGRLREIAFRAAGGGTGQPLDIDEYDIMDNPYKQLIVWNPEAEEILGGYRYILGTDVRFDEQGAPILATAHMFNFSEKFLKEYLPTTIELGRSFVTVEYQSTRAGSKGLFALDNLWDGLGALTVVMPNVKYFFGKVTMYPSYHRQGRDMILYFLKKHFEDKDNLITPMKPLEMEAKESDLAALFCKKTFKEDYKILNCEIRKLGYNIPPLVNAYMSLSPTMRMFGTAINYGFGDVEETGILIAVDEILAEKRIRHIQSFIENEPEACKLTSGANKVFFPSR, from the coding sequence ATGGAAGAGATTATTGAACCTATTAGTAAGGAACTTCTGAAAGCGGAACTGACCGAAGAGAAGCGTCTGCGTATGACGAATAAGAGCCATAATCAGATTTATATCATTACAGCTCAGGATTCTCCGAATATTATGAAAGAAATCGGGCGTTTACGCGAGATTGCTTTCCGTGCGGCAGGTGGAGGTACAGGACAACCGCTGGATATCGATGAATACGATATCATGGATAATCCCTACAAACAGCTGATTGTCTGGAACCCTGAAGCAGAAGAGATATTAGGTGGTTATCGTTATATCCTTGGTACGGACGTTCGGTTCGATGAACAGGGTGCCCCTATTCTGGCTACAGCCCACATGTTCAATTTCTCTGAAAAGTTCTTGAAGGAGTACCTTCCTACTACTATTGAGTTAGGACGTTCGTTTGTTACGGTAGAATATCAGTCCACCCGTGCCGGTAGCAAAGGCTTGTTTGCGCTGGATAACCTGTGGGATGGTTTGGGTGCGTTGACGGTAGTTATGCCGAATGTGAAGTATTTTTTCGGTAAAGTAACTATGTATCCAAGTTATCATCGCCAGGGGCGCGACATGATTCTTTATTTCTTGAAGAAGCACTTTGAGGATAAAGATAATCTGATTACTCCGATGAAACCGCTTGAAATGGAAGCTAAAGAGTCTGATTTGGCTGCCTTGTTTTGTAAGAAGACATTTAAGGAGGACTATAAGATACTGAATTGTGAGATACGTAAGTTAGGCTATAATATTCCGCCGTTGGTAAATGCTTATATGAGTTTGAGTCCGACGATGCGTATGTTCGGTACTGCCATTAACTATGGCTTCGGTGATGTGGAAGAAACGGGAATTCTGATTGCTGTGGATGAGATTCTGGCAGAAAAGCGTATCCGCCATATCCAGTCATTTATCGAGAATGAGCCGGAGGCTTGCAAACTTACCTCCGGGGCTAATAAAGTATTCTTTCCGAGTAGATGA
- a CDS encoding 1-acyl-sn-glycerol-3-phosphate acyltransferase: MADDSLFLIDIDKVLREKAPKYYKYIPKFVVSYLKRIVHQEELNVFLRESKDKVGVDFLKACLEFLDADIVVKGEENLPTEGLYTFVSNHPLGGQDGVALGYVLGSFYKGKVKYMVNDLLMNLQGLAPLCIPINKTGKQAKDFPRMVEAGFASNDQLIMFPAGLCSRRQNGVIRDLDWKKTFIVKSVQAQRDVVPIHFEGRNSNFFYNLANVCKFLGIKINIAMLYLADEMLKNRHKTFTVTIGKPISWQTFDKSKTPVEWAAYVKDIVYKL; the protein is encoded by the coding sequence ATGGCTGACGACTCTTTATTTTTGATTGATATTGATAAAGTGCTCCGGGAAAAGGCTCCGAAGTACTATAAATATATCCCTAAATTCGTGGTTTCTTATCTGAAAAGAATCGTTCATCAGGAAGAACTGAATGTTTTCCTGCGCGAATCGAAGGATAAGGTAGGTGTGGACTTCTTAAAAGCCTGCCTGGAATTTCTGGATGCCGATATTGTGGTGAAGGGAGAAGAGAATCTACCGACTGAAGGATTGTACACCTTTGTCTCCAATCATCCGTTGGGAGGCCAGGATGGTGTGGCTTTGGGATATGTGCTGGGTAGTTTCTATAAAGGTAAGGTGAAGTATATGGTGAATGACCTGCTGATGAATCTGCAAGGATTAGCTCCTCTTTGTATACCTATTAATAAAACTGGAAAACAGGCGAAAGATTTTCCGAGAATGGTGGAAGCGGGCTTTGCATCGAATGATCAGTTGATTATGTTCCCTGCCGGATTGTGCTCCCGGCGTCAGAATGGAGTGATCCGTGATCTGGATTGGAAGAAGACCTTTATCGTAAAGAGTGTGCAGGCACAACGCGACGTTGTCCCCATTCATTTTGAAGGCCGGAATTCGAACTTTTTTTATAATTTGGCTAACGTCTGCAAATTTTTGGGCATCAAAATTAACATAGCCATGCTCTACCTTGCCGATGAGATGCTGAAGAACCGTCATAAAACGTTTACTGTTACCATCGGAAAACCTATTTCCTGGCAGACTTTTGATAAGTCAAAGACTCCTGTCGAGTGGGCGGCTTATGTGAAAGACATTGTGTATAAGTTATAG
- a CDS encoding RNA polymerase sigma factor, with product MNSITFQKDLLGVQDDLLRFAYKLTSDREEANDLLQETSLKALDNEDKYMPDTNFKGWMYTIMRNIFINNYRKVVRDQTFVDQTDNLYHLNLPQESGFQSTESAYDLKEMHRVVNALPREYKIPFSMHVSGFKYREIAEKLGLPLGTVKSRIFFTRQKLQQELKDFR from the coding sequence ATGAACAGTATTACATTTCAAAAGGATTTGCTCGGAGTACAAGACGATTTATTACGTTTTGCATATAAACTAACCTCCGACCGTGAAGAAGCTAACGACTTACTCCAGGAAACCTCTTTAAAGGCATTAGATAACGAAGATAAATACATGCCCGACACCAACTTCAAAGGATGGATGTACACCATCATGCGCAATATCTTTATAAACAACTATCGGAAGGTGGTTCGCGACCAGACCTTCGTAGATCAGACTGATAATCTTTATCACCTCAATCTACCTCAAGAGTCCGGATTCCAAAGCACCGAAAGCGCTTACGACTTAAAAGAGATGCACCGTGTTGTAAATGCATTGCCACGCGAATATAAGATTCCATTCTCTATGCATGTATCCGGGTTCAAATACCGCGAGATTGCAGAAAAACTGGGATTACCCTTAGGTACAGTAAAGAGTCGCATATTCTTTACACGCCAGAAGTTGCAACAGGAACTGAAAGACTTCAGATAA
- a CDS encoding RNA polymerase sigma factor, translated as MNNSITFQKELLGVQDDLLRFAYKLTSDHEEANDLLQETSLKALDNEDKYAPDTNFKGWMYTIMRNIFINNYRKVVRDQTFVDQTDNLYHLNLPQDSGFECTESAYDLKEMHRIVNALPREYKIPFSMHVSGFKYREIAEKLGLPLGTVKSRIFFTRQKLQQELKDFV; from the coding sequence ATGAACAACAGTATTACATTCCAAAAAGAATTGCTCGGAGTACAAGATGATCTATTACGCTTTGCATACAAATTAACCTCCGACCACGAAGAAGCAAATGACCTACTCCAGGAAACCTCTTTAAAGGCATTAGATAACGAAGATAAATATGCACCTGATACTAATTTCAAAGGATGGATGTATACCATCATGCGCAATATCTTTATCAACAACTACCGCAAGGTGGTTCGCGACCAGACTTTCGTAGATCAGACAGATAATCTCTATCATCTGAACTTACCGCAAGATTCCGGCTTTGAATGTACGGAAAGCGCATACGACTTGAAAGAGATGCACCGCATAGTAAATGCATTGCCCCGCGAATACAAGATTCCATTCTCCATGCACGTATCCGGTTTCAAATACCGTGAAATCGCAGAGAAGCTGGGATTACCACTCGGAACAGTGAAAAGTCGTATCTTCTTCACCCGACAGAAGTTACAACAAGAACTGAAGGATTTTGTTTAA
- a CDS encoding sulfatase-like hydrolase/transferase, giving the protein MKNSILSIAAMALLSGNAIAQQKPNIILFLVDDMGWQDTSLPFWNDTTELNYIYETPNMERLAKKGVRFTHAYACPISSPSRVSLFTGANAAQHKVTNWTLKKDTPTDRKNETLDFEAWNYNGLCPEPGLEHSFYAKCLPQLLRENGYTTMMVGKAHFGSIDTPAANPLAIGFDYNIAGHAAGAMGSYLGEEGYGASGKPEWAMIWAVPDLEKYHGTDTFLTEALTLEAKGLMDKALDQSKPFFLYMSHYAVHAPFGTDKRFYQKYMDKGLPHKEAQYAALVEGMDKSLGDLMDYVDQKGIADHTVILFMSDNGGYTIGRADKNAPLSEGKGSLKEGGVREPMIVYYPNVTSPSTMNDTPVIIEDFFPTLLEIAGVHDYQTPQQIDGQSFMAQMKGQTGEKERALFFHYPNNWGERIQTIGAPQSAVVKGDWKLIHYYETGSDCLYNLSDDISEQHDLSAYYPDKVKELVKVLSDYLRAQHATMPILKTTGKFVPYPDGEDVERILPKDDETLVYDNPEDVLHLKKGDMHPKMKGWSFYTAHEFNDKDTKKGLPLGFVEHRGLHMSRTAKVDNRKCSKVEDGVLRIWSIEEKDSIDNRFGKKVKYSHGCYRTSLPGSKEFWCNFTENMRIEIRFKRTPYVGFNDALWFMGNNNRPWPKNGEIDLLENPKKTLNDCAHFTLHSENHYAGVVGGGGSVTSSINLANMSQWNIYWLEWYPDRIVGGVNGQAYFEHHKGADGNTDWPWSDPLGFFLIFSTGISTNPNAWPGAIIPSEWKKDAKPAMYIDWIRVYTNRDYKGENPPAPKYY; this is encoded by the coding sequence ATGAAGAATTCGATACTCTCTATAGCTGCTATGGCATTGCTTTCAGGTAATGCCATAGCTCAGCAGAAACCTAATATTATTCTTTTTCTGGTGGATGACATGGGATGGCAAGATACTTCCTTACCGTTTTGGAATGATACCACCGAACTGAATTATATTTATGAAACCCCTAATATGGAGCGTCTGGCAAAGAAAGGTGTCAGATTTACACACGCTTATGCATGCCCCATCAGTTCTCCTTCACGTGTCAGTTTATTTACGGGAGCAAATGCTGCCCAGCACAAAGTAACGAACTGGACGTTGAAGAAAGATACACCGACTGACCGGAAAAATGAAACGCTGGATTTTGAAGCATGGAATTATAATGGTCTGTGTCCTGAACCCGGGTTGGAACATTCTTTTTATGCAAAGTGCCTGCCACAATTGCTTCGTGAAAATGGATATACTACCATGATGGTAGGTAAAGCTCATTTCGGCTCGATAGATACACCGGCTGCCAATCCATTGGCAATCGGTTTTGATTATAACATAGCTGGTCATGCAGCCGGTGCTATGGGCAGTTATTTGGGAGAAGAAGGATATGGTGCTTCCGGTAAACCGGAATGGGCAATGATATGGGCTGTGCCCGATTTGGAAAAGTATCATGGAACAGATACTTTTCTTACTGAGGCTTTGACGTTGGAGGCAAAAGGGCTTATGGATAAGGCTCTTGACCAGTCCAAACCTTTTTTCCTCTATATGAGTCATTATGCCGTGCATGCGCCTTTCGGGACAGACAAGCGTTTCTATCAGAAGTATATGGATAAAGGGCTTCCGCATAAAGAGGCTCAGTATGCTGCCTTGGTGGAGGGTATGGACAAGAGCCTGGGAGATTTGATGGACTATGTAGACCAGAAAGGCATTGCAGATCATACAGTTATTCTTTTCATGTCGGATAATGGTGGCTATACAATAGGCCGTGCCGATAAAAATGCTCCATTGAGTGAAGGAAAAGGTTCCTTGAAAGAAGGAGGAGTTCGCGAACCGATGATCGTCTATTATCCGAATGTAACATCCCCCTCAACCATGAATGATACACCAGTCATTATTGAAGATTTCTTTCCGACTCTGTTGGAAATAGCTGGAGTACATGATTATCAGACACCACAGCAGATTGACGGGCAGAGCTTTATGGCGCAGATGAAAGGACAGACTGGAGAAAAAGAACGTGCTTTATTTTTCCATTATCCGAATAATTGGGGTGAGAGAATACAAACGATTGGTGCTCCGCAAAGTGCTGTTGTGAAAGGTGACTGGAAATTAATTCATTATTACGAAACCGGCAGCGATTGTCTATACAACTTGAGCGATGATATTTCCGAACAGCATGATTTGTCTGCATACTATCCGGATAAAGTGAAGGAGCTGGTCAAAGTTTTGAGTGACTATTTGCGAGCTCAACATGCCACTATGCCTATTCTGAAAACTACTGGCAAGTTTGTTCCCTATCCCGATGGAGAAGACGTAGAGAGGATATTGCCGAAAGATGATGAAACATTGGTGTATGACAATCCGGAGGATGTCCTGCACTTGAAGAAGGGCGATATGCATCCTAAAATGAAAGGATGGTCTTTTTATACAGCACATGAGTTTAATGATAAAGATACGAAAAAGGGACTGCCGCTTGGCTTTGTAGAACATAGAGGCTTGCATATGTCACGTACGGCAAAGGTTGATAACCGGAAATGTTCAAAAGTAGAGGATGGAGTTTTGCGCATCTGGAGTATAGAGGAGAAAGACTCGATAGACAACCGCTTCGGTAAGAAAGTGAAGTATTCCCACGGTTGCTATCGCACCTCACTTCCTGGCAGTAAGGAATTCTGGTGTAACTTTACTGAAAATATGCGTATTGAAATACGTTTCAAACGTACTCCTTATGTAGGTTTCAATGATGCCCTCTGGTTTATGGGAAACAATAACCGCCCCTGGCCGAAGAATGGTGAGATCGATCTTTTGGAGAATCCTAAGAAGACATTGAACGATTGTGCTCATTTCACGCTTCATTCCGAAAACCACTATGCCGGTGTCGTAGGCGGTGGTGGTAGTGTCACTTCTTCCATCAATCTTGCCAATATGTCTCAATGGAATATCTATTGGCTGGAGTGGTATCCCGACCGCATTGTAGGAGGTGTCAACGGACAAGCCTATTTTGAGCATCACAAAGGTGCTGATGGTAATACCGACTGGCCTTGGAGTGATCCGCTGGGCTTCTTCCTGATTTTCAGTACGGGTATTTCTACGAACCCGAATGCCTGGCCTGGTGCTATCATTCCTTCCGAATGGAAAAAAGATGCCAAACCTGCCATGTACATCGACTGGATACGCGTTTATACGAATCGAGATTATAAAGGTGAAAATCCTCCTGCTCCGAAATATTATTAG
- a CDS encoding alpha-L-fucosidase: MKNLILTTVLSLTILSGLQAQETYYEKHVAFPADATAAEKIEMASRLVPTPQQLEWQRMELTAFLHFGVNTFTGREWGDGTEDPVIFNPTSLDCEQWVRTLKESGFKMAIITAKHHDGFCLWPTKTTRHSVASSSWKGGKGDVVRELRDACKKYGIKFGVYLSPWDRNASCYGDSPAYNQFFIEQLTELLTNYGEVHEVWFDGANGEGPNGKKQIYDWDAILKTIRRLQPKAVTAIMGDDVRWVGNERGIGRETEWSATALTPGIYPRSGEQNKKLGIYGKAKDLGGRDIVARATELFWYPSEVDVSIRPGWFYHADQDKQVKSLNHLTNIYFKSVGYNSVLLLNIPPDLRGVINENDVQRLKEFSSYLKKTFARNFVLKGNEAWHGTSGTVRQYDIQKDALVNAFMIQEDISKGQRVESFLVEAYKDGSWIHMAEGTTVGYKRLVRFSDTRPERIRVTIRSARGVANVAAVGLFYAEPLADKNEEVQLSDVPVDGWQVVGGNADSRKAIDGDRKTVWRASALTPLVVDMGHEVSVNGFSYAPSLEEDLTGTIYKYVFYVSLDGQSWTKCEASGEFSNIMHNPVPYFVRFGKTYPARYFKLEPLSEINNKNVVTVGEVGILTK, translated from the coding sequence ATGAAAAACCTGATTTTAACTACAGTTCTCAGTCTTACAATCCTTTCCGGATTGCAGGCACAAGAAACTTATTATGAAAAGCACGTTGCTTTTCCCGCTGATGCTACAGCTGCGGAAAAGATAGAAATGGCTTCACGCCTTGTACCCACTCCGCAACAATTGGAGTGGCAGCGTATGGAACTGACCGCTTTCCTGCATTTTGGTGTAAATACTTTCACCGGACGAGAGTGGGGAGATGGTACTGAAGATCCTGTCATCTTTAATCCTACCTCGCTGGACTGCGAACAATGGGTGCGGACTCTTAAAGAATCCGGTTTCAAGATGGCTATCATCACTGCCAAACATCATGATGGCTTCTGTCTCTGGCCTACCAAAACTACTCGTCACTCCGTAGCCTCTTCTTCCTGGAAAGGTGGAAAGGGAGACGTGGTACGTGAATTGCGGGATGCTTGCAAGAAGTACGGTATCAAGTTTGGAGTTTATCTCTCCCCGTGGGATCGTAATGCCTCTTGCTATGGTGATTCTCCTGCCTACAACCAGTTCTTCATCGAGCAACTGACCGAATTGCTTACCAATTATGGTGAAGTCCATGAAGTGTGGTTTGACGGTGCTAATGGTGAAGGTCCCAATGGAAAGAAACAAATCTACGACTGGGATGCCATACTGAAAACTATCCGTCGCCTGCAACCTAAAGCAGTCACAGCCATTATGGGTGATGATGTTCGCTGGGTAGGCAATGAAAGAGGTATCGGTCGTGAAACAGAATGGAGTGCTACGGCGCTGACTCCGGGCATTTATCCCCGTTCCGGTGAACAGAACAAGAAACTGGGTATCTATGGAAAGGCAAAGGACTTAGGCGGGCGTGATATAGTGGCTCGCGCTACCGAACTTTTCTGGTATCCTTCTGAGGTAGATGTTTCCATCCGTCCGGGTTGGTTTTATCATGCCGATCAGGACAAGCAAGTGAAGTCTTTAAATCATCTGACGAATATTTATTTCAAATCAGTAGGCTATAATTCCGTTCTATTATTGAACATTCCGCCCGACCTTCGTGGGGTGATCAATGAAAATGATGTGCAGCGGCTGAAAGAATTTTCCAGTTATTTAAAGAAAACTTTTGCCCGTAATTTTGTGCTGAAAGGAAACGAGGCATGGCATGGAACTTCCGGTACAGTCCGTCAATATGATATACAGAAAGATGCGTTGGTAAATGCTTTCATGATTCAGGAAGATATATCCAAAGGACAACGTGTTGAAAGTTTCCTTGTAGAAGCGTATAAAGATGGTTCCTGGATTCATATGGCAGAAGGCACAACAGTAGGGTATAAACGTCTTGTACGTTTCTCTGATACTCGTCCGGAGCGCATTCGTGTAACCATTCGCTCTGCCCGTGGTGTGGCTAATGTTGCTGCGGTCGGTCTTTTCTATGCAGAACCTCTTGCAGATAAAAATGAAGAAGTACAACTCAGCGATGTACCTGTCGATGGATGGCAGGTGGTTGGTGGCAATGCAGATTCCCGTAAGGCTATTGATGGGGACCGGAAAACGGTTTGGCGTGCTTCCGCACTTACACCATTGGTAGTCGATATGGGACATGAAGTGAGTGTGAATGGTTTCAGTTATGCTCCCTCTCTGGAAGAAGATTTAACGGGAACTATCTATAAGTATGTTTTCTACGTCAGTCTTGATGGTCAGTCATGGACTAAATGTGAAGCAAGCGGTGAGTTCAGCAATATCATGCACAATCCTGTGCCTTACTTTGTACGGTTTGGCAAAACATATCCTGCACGTTATTTCAAGCTGGAACCATTGTCGGAGATAAATAATAAAAATGTTGTAACGGTCGGTGAAGTCGGTATCCTGACAAAGTAG